The proteins below come from a single Mangifera indica cultivar Alphonso chromosome 16, CATAS_Mindica_2.1, whole genome shotgun sequence genomic window:
- the LOC123198552 gene encoding LOB domain-containing protein 38-like codes for MSCNGCRVLRKGCSESCILRPCLQWIETPEAQGHATVFVAKFFGRAGLMSFISAVPESQRPALFQSLLFEACGRTVNPVNGAVGLLWTGKWQVCQAAVEAVLHGRTLHPIPELMNGGSLTPASDEVSETEVTCTDMWKLKDSLPNSHSRFSSSRSKASPKRKRSEEAATAKLERSDLDLCLTPSLTNLVASPCNKPDIIRRRPETPSMNSEESVITTCFAESGVGDRPYLNDKKLLNLFV; via the exons ATGAGTTGCAACGGGTGCCGAGTCTTACGAAAGGGATGCAGCGAGTCGTGTATTTTACGTCCGTGTTTACAGTGGATCGAGACCCCTGAAGCACAAGGCCACGCTACGGTTTTTGTAGCGAAGTTCTTTGGCCGTGCCGGTCTCATGTCCTTCATCTCAGCCGTTCCTGAATCTCAACGTCCTG CTTTGTTTCAATCTCTGTTGTTTGAAGCGTGCGGAAGAACTGTGAATCCTGTGAACGGGGCCGTAGGGCTTTTGTGGACAGGAAAGTGGCAGGTGTGTCAGGCGGCGGTGGAGGCTGTCCTACACGGCCGCACGTTACACCCCATACCGGAGCTCATGAACGGTGGATCGCTAACTCCGGCGTCGGACGAAGTGTCCGAAACTGAAGTAACTTGTACAGACATGTGGAAGTTGAAGGACTCATTACCTAATTCTCACTCTAGGTTTTCCAGTTCAAGATCTAAAGCATCACCGAAACGCAAGAGATCAGAGGAAGCAGCCACTGCAAAACTTGAAAGATCAGATCTGGATCTTTGCTTAACACCAAGTCTGACAAACCTAGTAGCTTCGCCGTGTAATAAACCAGATATTATCAGACGACGGCCGGAAACTCCATCGATGAATTCAGAGGAGTCAGTCATCACCACATGTTTCGCTGAAAGTGGAGTAGGAGATCGTCCGTATCTCAATGACAAGAAGTTACTAAACTTGTTTGTTTGA
- the LOC123199143 gene encoding formamidase-like isoform X1 has translation MSEFGGGARLLLPIDLKKKPWEQKHVLHNRWHPDIPPVAEARAGEVFRVEMMDFSGGRITRNYSADDIKFADQSIAHYLSGPIKVVDKDGIPAKAGDLLAVEICNLGPLPGDEWGFTATFDRENGGGFLTDHFPSATKAIWYFEGIYAYSPQIPGVRFPGLTHPGVIGTAPSMELLKIWNDRERELEENGLQSLKLCEVLHSRPLANLPSTKGCLLGKIKEGTPEWEKIAQEAARTIPGRENGGNCDIKNLSRGSKIYLPVFVEGANLSTGDMHFSQGDGEVSFCGAIEMSGFLELKCEIMRGGMKEYLTPMGPTPLHVNPIFEIGPVEPRFSEWLVFEGISVDESGRQHYLDATVAYKRAVLNAIDYLSKFGYSKEQMYLLLSCCPCEGRISGIVDSPNAVATLAIPTAIFDQDIRPKSNKVPVGPRLVRKPDVFKCSYDGNLPTTKNPCART, from the exons ATGAGTGAGTTTGGTGGTGGTGCAAGGCTGCTTCTGCCTATAGACTTGAAGAAGAAGCCATGGGAACAGAAACATGTCCTCCACAACCGGTGGCATCCGGATATACCGCCAGTTGCGGAGGCTAGAGCCGGGGAGGTTTTCAGAGTTGAGATGATGGATTTCAGTGGCGGTCGCATCACACGCAATTACTCTGCAGATGACATCAAATTTGCGGATCAATCCATT GCGCATTATCTCAGTGGGCCGATCAAAGTTGTGGACAAGGATGGAATTCCAGCCAAGGCAGGAGATCTTCTTGCCGTAGAAATATGCAACCTGGGTCCTCTTCCAGGAGATGAATGGGGCTTCACAGCAACATTTGATAGGGAAAATGGAGGCGGATTTTTAACTGATCATTTCCCTAGTGCAACCAAAGCAATTTGGTATTTTGAAGGAATTTACGCCTACTCTCCTCAAATACCTG gGGTACGATTCCCAGGTTTAACTCACCCTGGAGTTATTGGAACTGCACCATCAATGGAACTCCTCAAGATATGGAATGATAGGGAACGAGAACTGGAAGAAAATGGTCTCCAATCACTGAAACTCTGCGAGGTCTTGCATTCACGGCCATTGGCAAACTTACCATCAACCAAAGGCTGTCTTCTTGGAAAa ATTAAAGAGGGCACGCCTGAATGGGAAAAGATTGCTCAGGAGGCTGCACGGACAATCCCAGGACGGGAAAATGGAGGAAACTGTGACATCAAAAATCTCAGCAGAGGTTCAAAGATATACCTTCCCGTGTTTGTCGAAGGAGCAAATCTTAGTACTGGTGATATGCACTTCTCTCAGGGTGATGGTGAAGTCTCATTCTGCGGCGCAATTGAGATGAGTGGTTTTCTAGAGCTCAA ATGTGAAATCATGAGGGGTGGAATGAAAGAGTATCTTACGCCAATGGGACCAACTCCTCTTCATGTAAATCCGATCTTTGAAATAGGCCCAGTGGAGCCAAGATTCTCAGAATGGTTGGTGTTTGAGGGGATCAGTGTTGATGAGAGTGGGAGGCAGCACTACCTTGATGCGACTGTCGCTTACAAACGTGCGGTTCTGAATGCAATTGACTACCTCTCTAAATTTGGCTACTCCAAAGAACAG ATGTACCTTTTGTTATCATGCTGCCCATGCGAAGGAAGGATCTCCGGAATAGTTGACTCTCCCAATGCTGTTGCAACCCTTGCAATCCCTACAGCTATATTTGACCAG GATATTCGTCCAAAATCCAACAAGGTGCCGGTTGGGCCAAGGCTAGTGAGAAAACCAGATGTCTTCAAATGCAGTTATGATGGAAATTTGCCCACCACAAAGAACCCTTGTGCCAGAACATAA
- the LOC123199143 gene encoding formamidase-like isoform X2, whose protein sequence is MAPPTPRLVVPIDLKKKPWEQKAALHNRWHPEIPPVAEVKVGEIFKVEMVDWTGGVIQDDDSAIDVKTIDLSTAHYLSGPIKVVDKDGIPAKAGDLLAVEICNLGPLPGDEWGFTATFDRENGGGFLTDHFPSATKAIWYFEGIYAYSPQIPGVRFPGLTHPGVIGTAPSMELLKIWNDRERELEENGLQSLKLCEVLHSRPLANLPSTKGCLLGKIKEGTPEWEKIAQEAARTIPGRENGGNCDIKNLSRGSKIYLPVFVEGANLSTGDMHFSQGDGEVSFCGAIEMSGFLELKCEIMRGGMKEYLTPMGPTPLHVNPIFEIGPVEPRFSEWLVFEGISVDESGRQHYLDATVAYKRAVLNAIDYLSKFGYSKEQMYLLLSCCPCEGRISGIVDSPNAVATLAIPTAIFDQDIRPKSNKVPVGPRLVRKPDVFKCSYDGNLPTTKNPCART, encoded by the exons ATGGCTCCCCCAACTCCAAGATTGGTTGTGCCAATAGACTTGAAGAAGAAGCCATGGGAACAAAAGGCAGCTCTTCATAATCGTTGGCACCCAGAGATACCTCCAGTCGCAGAGGTTAAAGTTGGTGAAATATTTAAAGTAGAAATGGTGGACTGGACTGGAGGTGTCATCCAAGATGATGATTCTGCAATTGATGTTAAAACCATTGACCTTTCCACA GCGCATTATCTCAGTGGGCCGATCAAAGTTGTGGACAAGGATGGAATTCCAGCCAAGGCAGGAGATCTTCTTGCCGTAGAAATATGCAACCTGGGTCCTCTTCCAGGAGATGAATGGGGCTTCACAGCAACATTTGATAGGGAAAATGGAGGCGGATTTTTAACTGATCATTTCCCTAGTGCAACCAAAGCAATTTGGTATTTTGAAGGAATTTACGCCTACTCTCCTCAAATACCTG gGGTACGATTCCCAGGTTTAACTCACCCTGGAGTTATTGGAACTGCACCATCAATGGAACTCCTCAAGATATGGAATGATAGGGAACGAGAACTGGAAGAAAATGGTCTCCAATCACTGAAACTCTGCGAGGTCTTGCATTCACGGCCATTGGCAAACTTACCATCAACCAAAGGCTGTCTTCTTGGAAAa ATTAAAGAGGGCACGCCTGAATGGGAAAAGATTGCTCAGGAGGCTGCACGGACAATCCCAGGACGGGAAAATGGAGGAAACTGTGACATCAAAAATCTCAGCAGAGGTTCAAAGATATACCTTCCCGTGTTTGTCGAAGGAGCAAATCTTAGTACTGGTGATATGCACTTCTCTCAGGGTGATGGTGAAGTCTCATTCTGCGGCGCAATTGAGATGAGTGGTTTTCTAGAGCTCAA ATGTGAAATCATGAGGGGTGGAATGAAAGAGTATCTTACGCCAATGGGACCAACTCCTCTTCATGTAAATCCGATCTTTGAAATAGGCCCAGTGGAGCCAAGATTCTCAGAATGGTTGGTGTTTGAGGGGATCAGTGTTGATGAGAGTGGGAGGCAGCACTACCTTGATGCGACTGTCGCTTACAAACGTGCGGTTCTGAATGCAATTGACTACCTCTCTAAATTTGGCTACTCCAAAGAACAG ATGTACCTTTTGTTATCATGCTGCCCATGCGAAGGAAGGATCTCCGGAATAGTTGACTCTCCCAATGCTGTTGCAACCCTTGCAATCCCTACAGCTATATTTGACCAG GATATTCGTCCAAAATCCAACAAGGTGCCGGTTGGGCCAAGGCTAGTGAGAAAACCAGATGTCTTCAAATGCAGTTATGATGGAAATTTGCCCACCACAAAGAACCCTTGTGCCAGAACATAA